A region of the Atribacteraceae bacterium genome:
ATACCCGTTACGGCGAAGGTACGATCCAGCGGAAAGCCCGGCGATACCAGCGCCGATAATCAGAACTTTCTTTTCAGCCATTGGGTCTCCTCCTCACTCGGTTTGAGCGCTGATTTTCGCCCAGGTATCCCTGAGAGATACGATCCGGTTGAAAAGGGGTCGATCCGGTGTGTGTTCCTGATCGGCACAAAAATAGCCCTGGCGAAGGAACTGAAAACGGTCCGCCGGATGTGCTTTGGCCAGGGAGGGTTCGATTAATACTCCGTCAAACACCTGGAGAGAGTCGGGGTTCAGGTAGTCTTCGTAAGTTTTTCCCTCCTCCATCCGTGAGAGGTCCCGCAGGGTGAACAGGTTATCGTAGAGGCGCACCGTCGCCCTCAGCGCCGCTTTTTCCGCCACCCAGTGGAGGGTCCCCTTGACCTTCCTGCCCGCCTGGACAGAACCGCTGCGCGAGTCGGGATCGTAAAGGCAACGCAGTTCCACAATCCGCCCTGCAACGTCCTTGACCACCTCCCGGCAACTGATAATATAGGCGTGTTTGAGGCGCACTTCCCGTCCGGGAGCGAGACGAAAAAACTTCTTGGGCGGGTTTTCCATGAAGTCATCCTCTTCGATGAAAAGATTTCGCGAAAAGAGCATCGGACGCGTGCCACCGGCCGGGTCTTCGGGATTGTTCTCCGCGGCGAGTTCCTCGATTTTCCCTGCCGGATAGTTCTCGATCACCACCTTGAGCGGTTTGAGCACCGCCATTCTCCGGGGAGCGGTTCGGTTCAATTCCTCCCGGATGATGTGATGGAGAAATTCGATTTCGACCAGGCTCTCCACCCGCGCCACCCCGATCTCGTGGCAGAAGCGGCGGAGGGAGGCGGGAGTGTAGCCCCTCCGGCGTAGACCACTGATGGTGGGCATTCTTGGATCGCCCCAACCCGCTACAATACCCCGGTTCACCAACTCAAGCAGCAACCGCTTACTCATCACCGTGTAACTGAGGTTGAGCCGGGCAAATTCATACTGCTGAGGCCGACAGGGAACACTGACGTTATCCAGAAACCAGTCGTACAGAGAACGGTGGTTTTCAAACTCCAGGGTACATATCGAATGAGTGATCCCCTCGATGGCATCCTCATAACCATGGGCAAAGTCGTACAGGGGGTAGATACACCAGGTGTCTCCCGTATGGTAATGTGGTTTTTTCAGGATGCGATACATCACGGGATCCCGCATATTCAAGTTGGGATGGGTCATATCGATTTTCGCCCGTAGGACACAATGACCTTCCGCGAAGTCCCCCTTTTTCATTTTTTCGAATAATGACAGGTTTTCTTCGATTGTACGGTTCCGGTAAGGCGACTCCTTCCCTGGCTCGGTCAAGGTCCCCCGGGCTTCCCGGATTTCCTCGGCACTCTGGTGGTCGACATAGGCTTTTCCGAAATTGATCAATTCCAGGGCCCATTCGTAAAACTGCCGAAAGTAATCGGAAGCGTAGCATATGGCACGCCAGCGAAATCCCAGCCACCGGACATCCTGAATGATGGCTTTTTCGTATTCAGCTTCTTCTTTTTGCGGATTGGTATCATCAAAGCGCAGATTGCAGTCGCCACCAAATTTTTCAGCCAGTTCGAAATTGAGACAGATCGATTTGGCATGACCAATATGCAGATATCCGTTCGGCTCCGGAGGAAAACGGGTCTTCACGGTCTTGACCCGACCACTCTTCAAGTCGTCGATGATGATCTGTTCCAGAAAATTGGTTCCCTTCTCGGAAAGCTCCGTTTCCATCCTTACGTTCGCCTCCCTGAAACATTAAGTCTGAAATTCAAGCATAACATTGTCTCTGATGTCTATTCTATCAAAAAACGTGGAGTTTGAAGCCAGCCAGTAGAAGGGTGCGAGAGTTAAAGAGCGAAAGAATTAAAAACCTTATGGGTGAAAATCCTTGCCGACAGATTGACTTCCCAAACGATACTCAACTCGGATTGCCGGTTGCCCACCGAATGGATTTGTGATATTTATGGTTAGAAAATATACCGCCAATAATGAAAATGGTTGATAAGTCATGAGAGAAACTGATAACTCAAACACCCCTCTTCCGGGCGACCCTGATCAGACATTCAAAGCTGACCGGGTTTCCAGAGAGAAAACCGTCCGCATCTTTATCCACGAGAGCGTCGATTCCTATAGAGCTTTTACCCGAGACTTAAGCCTACAAAAAGACCTTCTTTCGCTGAGCTTTCACGACCAGTTGACCGGACTGTTCAACCGTCGGTACTTCGAGACGGAAATGCGCAGACTCGACACCAGACGGCAACTCCCACTTTCAGTGGTTATGGGCGATATCAATGGTCTCAAGCTGGTCAACGACGCGTTCGGCTACCAAAAGGGAGACCATCTTTTAATGTCCTTTTCCGGAATTCTTCGGGAGTCATGCCGGCAGGAGGACGTCATTGCCCGTTGGGGAGGGGACGAGTTTACCATTCTTCTCCCCCAAACCCCGGAGGAAAAGGGAAAAGAAATTTGCAGCCGGATCCTGGAAAGGTGCCTCCAGAAGCGATGGAAGCCGATTCCCATCAGCGCTTCTCTCGGTCTGGCCACGAAAATCCACCCGAACCAGGTGTTGGCTTCTGTCCTTCAGCAAGCCGAAGAGAAGATGTTTCACGAAAAAACCCTAAAAAGCAGTACCGTCCGGCGGATTTTTTTAGAAGCCCTGAAATACCAACTTTTTGAAATCCATCAGGAAACCTGGCATAACAGTGAGGGGAAAATCCTTGAACTCCATCTGGCCCTGGGAAAAAGTTTCCAACTGTCCAAACGCCAGTTGGAAGAGTTGCTGAAGCTGGCAATGCTCCATGACATTGGAAAAATTGCCCTCCCTCGAGAGGTTCTGATAAAACCGGGATTCCTCACACCAGCCGAATGGGATATCGTCAAAAAACATCCGGAAATCGGTTTCCGTATTGTACAGTATTTTCCCGATCTCGCGCCCCTGGCCGATTCGATACTCTCTTACCGGGAACGCTGGGATGGGACCGGCTACCCGCTTGGTATTTCCGGGGGAAAAATCGCGTACCTCGCCCGATTATCCAACATCATCAACGCATTTCTCGCCATGACTCATAACCGCCCACACCAAAGAGCCAAGAGCACCGCCCAGGCTATCCGGGAAATCGAAGCTTCGGCTGGACAAAAATTCGATCCGAGTATCGTTACTCAATTCTTAAAGATCGTCAGTGAGTCCAAATAGCCTGCCCGATCAAACAAGGCCAGCCATCCTACTGGGGAGTAGAACAATAGGTTTTCTGCTGCGCTGCCACTGCTCGATACATTTTATAATATCAACCCGCATGAACCAGTCACAGATGTTTGACACCGCATCGTGGAGTTCTTCGGCTTCACGGGCCTTCTCTTCCGTGCATTCGAAGAGCAGGGTTATTCCCTTAACGCTTTCGACGTGAAAAATAGGAGTCCGCTCCTTAAGTTTCCCTCGTACGATAAGGTCGATCTCCTGGCTGGCCAGCGGTTGGAAATGAAATAAATCGATCACCTTTATCAGGAACCCCTGACGAATCCTCTCTATATCATCCTGAAACGCTTTGTCTTTCAAATAAGCTACGACAGACCTGCCATCATCAGGTGACAAACGGAAGATACAGAAAGGTGAATATTTCATCAGATGCCAGCTGCGATCCACGTATTCCTCAACGAGTGCAAGTAACCGGTGGGAAGTCGTTTCTTCCATGCCAAACCATCTCCCTTCTTTCCCAGAAAGTTTTTTCTTTTTGTATCAGACAAAGATGAAGGGAAGATGAAGAAAGTATTTCGTTTTCTTCATAAAACAAACTACTTATTGCAGTGGAATCAATTTTTTTTGTCCACGCTTATTTAGGCTGGGCCAAACATTGTAGAAGTTATTCTCCTGCCCCGAATCGTCCCTCACCTTTGGAAACACGGAAGAAGATGAACATATCTTGGAAAAATCAGTTACAATATAGGGGTGGTGTTTTCCTTTCGTCCGAGAAACGAACCACCAAACTTATATCATCGATTGGAGGTCTGTTCATGTCCCGCTTGGTAAAGATTGTTTCTATTCTGTGTTGTCTGTCCCTTTTTTTTGGCACTGCGGTGTTTGCCCAAACCGCCCCTCCTGAATCAACCGATCCCGTGCTCGCTCGGGTCGGGGAAATACAGATCAAGCAGTCAGAAATCGACGAATTTCTGTCCCGGATCGATCCGCAAATGGCTATCCAGTTCAACTCTCCCGAAGGACGCCAGAGAATTTTGGAAGAATTGGTCAACCAGAGCCTCTATTACCAGTGGGCTATAGCGGACCAGTTGGACCAGAACGAAGATTTTCAAAGGGACTTGGAGAGTATCCGGAAAAATCTGCTGACCCAGTATGCCGTAGAAACCGTGTTTTCCGATATCACCGTTGAAGACACTGCTATCGAGGCTTATTATGAGGCAAATTCAACCCGGTTCACCACCCCGGAAAGGATCCGGGCCAGCCATATTCTGGTTGATTCCGCCGAGGAAGCGGAAACAATTCTCGCGGAGATCGCAGGGGGTCTCCCCTTCGAAGAGGCGGCTTCAAAGTATTCCGATTGTCCCTCCCGGGAACAGGGCGGCGACCTCGGATTTTTCGAGAGGGGCCGGATGGTCGTTGAATTTGAGGACGCAGCCTTCGCTCTGGCGATCAATGAGCTCAGCGCTGTGGTGGAAAGCCGGTTTGGCTTTCACATCATCAAGCTCACCGACCGCCAAAGCCCGGGCACACGGCCTTTGGCGGATGTGAAAGAAGAAATCCGCCAAATCTTGACCGGTCAACAACAGGAAGCGTTATACCGAGAGAAACTCGCTGAACTCCGGGAGCGATTCGAAGTGGTGATGTTCGAGGAATAAACCCCTTTTTCCGGCCGGCCTTCGGCCATCACCAGGCCGGCCTCTCCCTTTTTATCGCATCATCAGGCTGTCCATCAATTCAAGCAAATCTGCCGTGGATTCTCCATTTAACACATGGCCCCCCTCGACCAATGGTATACTATGCTCTCCAGAACATCATACCACTGTATATTAATCATGATGTTCACCGATTTCCAGGAAATCGGTGAACAGACCTTCAACAGCGCCAATAGGAGTCGGCCAGTCGGTACCCGACGGTAGCGTTTAGGAAAAATGAGGATGGGATCTACTGTGCATTAAAAGAGGAGAATCGCAGCGATGAAAACCCAGGAAACCCACCAGTATATTGAGCAACACCGTCAACGGATCCATAGCGAATTATGCGGATTCCTCAGGATCCCCAGCATCAGCGCCGGCTCGTCCTTTCAATCGGCCATTGGTCAGGCCGCTAGTTGGCTCGCTGGGCAAACAGAACAGCTTGGCTTCCAGACCAGTGTTGACGAAACCAATGGACATCCGGTGGTCTTCGCCCACCGCATCGACCACCCGGACCGTCCTGTCATCCTCATTTACGGCCACTACGATGTACAACCTCCCGACCCTCTGGAAGAGTGGTCGTCGGCTCCTTTTTCTCCGGAAATGCGTGACGGGTTTGTTTATGCGCGGGGATCGAATGACGATAA
Encoded here:
- a CDS encoding FAD/NAD(P)-binding protein produces the protein MAEKKVLIIGAGIAGLSAGSYLRRNGYDTEIFETHALPGGLCTAWKRGDYTFDY
- a CDS encoding glutamine--tRNA ligase/YqeY domain fusion protein produces the protein METELSEKGTNFLEQIIIDDLKSGRVKTVKTRFPPEPNGYLHIGHAKSICLNFELAEKFGGDCNLRFDDTNPQKEEAEYEKAIIQDVRWLGFRWRAICYASDYFRQFYEWALELINFGKAYVDHQSAEEIREARGTLTEPGKESPYRNRTIEENLSLFEKMKKGDFAEGHCVLRAKIDMTHPNLNMRDPVMYRILKKPHYHTGDTWCIYPLYDFAHGYEDAIEGITHSICTLEFENHRSLYDWFLDNVSVPCRPQQYEFARLNLSYTVMSKRLLLELVNRGIVAGWGDPRMPTISGLRRRGYTPASLRRFCHEIGVARVESLVEIEFLHHIIREELNRTAPRRMAVLKPLKVVIENYPAGKIEELAAENNPEDPAGGTRPMLFSRNLFIEEDDFMENPPKKFFRLAPGREVRLKHAYIISCREVVKDVAGRIVELRCLYDPDSRSGSVQAGRKVKGTLHWVAEKAALRATVRLYDNLFTLRDLSRMEEGKTYEDYLNPDSLQVFDGVLIEPSLAKAHPADRFQFLRQGYFCADQEHTPDRPLFNRIVSLRDTWAKISAQTE
- a CDS encoding peptidylprolyl isomerase, translating into MSRLVKIVSILCCLSLFFGTAVFAQTAPPESTDPVLARVGEIQIKQSEIDEFLSRIDPQMAIQFNSPEGRQRILEELVNQSLYYQWAIADQLDQNEDFQRDLESIRKNLLTQYAVETVFSDITVEDTAIEAYYEANSTRFTTPERIRASHILVDSAEEAETILAEIAGGLPFEEAASKYSDCPSREQGGDLGFFERGRMVVEFEDAAFALAINELSAVVESRFGFHIIKLTDRQSPGTRPLADVKEEIRQILTGQQQEALYREKLAELRERFEVVMFEE
- a CDS encoding diguanylate cyclase; translated protein: MRETDNSNTPLPGDPDQTFKADRVSREKTVRIFIHESVDSYRAFTRDLSLQKDLLSLSFHDQLTGLFNRRYFETEMRRLDTRRQLPLSVVMGDINGLKLVNDAFGYQKGDHLLMSFSGILRESCRQEDVIARWGGDEFTILLPQTPEEKGKEICSRILERCLQKRWKPIPISASLGLATKIHPNQVLASVLQQAEEKMFHEKTLKSSTVRRIFLEALKYQLFEIHQETWHNSEGKILELHLALGKSFQLSKRQLEELLKLAMLHDIGKIALPREVLIKPGFLTPAEWDIVKKHPEIGFRIVQYFPDLAPLADSILSYRERWDGTGYPLGISGGKIAYLARLSNIINAFLAMTHNRPHQRAKSTAQAIREIEASAGQKFDPSIVTQFLKIVSESK